Proteins from one Ricinus communis isolate WT05 ecotype wild-type chromosome 9, ASM1957865v1, whole genome shotgun sequence genomic window:
- the LOC8282923 gene encoding transcription factor MYB41-like has translation MGKSSCCDKNGLKKGPWTAEEDQKLIDYIQKHGHGRWRILPKNAGLKRCGKSCRLRWTNYLRPDIKRGKFSFEEEQAIIQMHSVLGNKWSAIASRLPGRTDNEIKNYWNTHIKKKLLRMGIDPVTHKPRLDLLQLYSVLNSSQMNISSLLGIGSMLNPNLLNLATSLLPSDRASNPDSSSKDFQENPFENMQPNQLQNQIQSCSQNLNETQFLQGNLEQLSSSQTSFSCQGSWQTSGKSIDMGESFTPYCWYDEMSDQTILKTSFENLSNLGFGSLLSAPSSSTTPLQSSSTTYINGSIEDERDSFCSNNMLLFDMPNSLDVNGL, from the exons ATGGGAAAATCTTCCTGCTGCGATAAAAATGGATTAAAGAAGGGTCCATGGACTGCTGAGGAAGATCAGAAGTTGATCGATTATATTCAGAAACATGGACATGGGCGATGGCGGATCCTCCCAAAGAATGCAG GTCTAAAAAGATGTGGGAAGAGTTGTCGTCTTCGCTGGACTAATTACTTAAGACCTGATATTAAAAGaggaaaattttcttttgaggaAGAACAGGCCATAATACAGATGCATAGTGTCTTGGGGAATAA GTGGTCAGCTATTGCTTCTCGCTTGCCTGGAAGAACTGATAATGAGATCAAGAACTACTGGAATACTCACATAAAGAAGAAGCTTTTAAGAATGGGAATTGACCCTGTAACTCATAAGCCACGGCTAGATCTTCTTCAACTATACTCGGTTCTTAACTCGTCTCAGATGAATATTTCAAGTTTGCTGGGAATCGGGTCCATGTTGAACCCGAATCTACTTAATCTAGCCACTTCTCTCTTACCATCTGATCGAGCCAGCAACCCAGATTCTagttcaaaagattttcaggAAAACCCATTTGAAAACATGCAACCAAACCAGCTGCAGAACCAGATTCAATCCTGTTCTCAAAATCTAAATGAAACCCAATTCCTGCAAGGCAATTTAGAGCAACTTTCTAGTAGCCAAACCAGTTTCAGTTGCCAAGGTTCATGGCAAACTAGTGGAAAATCTATTGATATGGGAGAGAGTTTCACACCATATTGTTGGTATGATGAGATGAGTGATCAAACTATACTGAAAACTTCGTTTGAAAACCTGTCAAATTTGGGTTTCGGCTCACTGCTATCAGCACCTTCCTCTAGCACAACTCCGTTGCAGTCTTCGTCAACAACATATATCAATGGTAGCATTGAAGACGAAAGGGATAGTTTCTGTAGCAATAATATGTTGCTGTTTGATATGCCAAATAGCTTGGATGTCAATGGTCTGTAG
- the LOC8282445 gene encoding putative F-box protein At3g16210, producing the protein MSIPVELLWEIFAKSPVKSLMRFKSICRLFHSIISDPEFVKVYFGPSRLLLVTYSYELESVTIEALSGNNNINHITETLDVPWNKNLPYDIGFFLHGSCNGLICLSVDDWLISDKIRSLDDLYNLEVTCTAVANLYLWNPTIGDFKALPTMSSVSSDHSIGFGHDKSTNDYKVVAIDDDRSMSEEGFLCNDALHCITRSKIHEKFVLAFNLAKEEVVELPQPDTNNKLYDATTIDGNIYLRYKLPN; encoded by the exons ATGTCAATTCCTGTAGAATTATTGTGGGAGATATTTGCAAAGTCACCTGTCAAGTCTTTGATGAGATTCAAGAGCATCTGCAGATTGTTCCATTCCATAATCAGTGACCCAGAATTTGTGAAAGTGTACTTTGGACCAAGTAGATTGTTGTTGGTTACATATAGTTATGAATTGGAATCTGTGACTATTGAAGCACTTTCGGGAAACAACAATATCAATCATATAACAGAGACTCTTGATGTTCCTTGGAACAAAAATTTGCCATATGATATTGGTTTCTTTTTGCATGGTTCATGCAACGGTTTGATATGTTTAAGTGTGGATGACTGGCTGATTTCAGACAAAATAAGGAGTCTGGATGATTTGTATAATTTAGAGGTTACATGCACTGCTGTTGCAAATCTTTATTTATGGAATCCAACAATAGGAGATTTTAAGGCATTGCCTACAATGTCAAGTGTTTCTAGTGATCATAGTATTGGTTTTGGTCATGATAAATCCACTAACGATTACAAGGTGGTGGCGATAGATGATGACAGATCAATG TCTGAAGAAGGATTCCTCTGCAACGATGCTCTTCATTGCATAACTCGTTCTAAAATTCATGAGAAGTTTGTTTTGGCCTTTAATTTGGCAAAGGAGGAAGTAGTAGAGTTGCCGCAACCagatactaataataaattatatgatgCAACCACCATTGAcggaaatatttatttacgctATAAGCTGCCTAATTGA
- the LOC8282443 gene encoding diacylglycerol kinase 1, with amino-acid sequence MRKMELRNSFSPRFRDLKDSFRGFISRSQVVEVENEKSEKGIVMKEFYIPDYILVPGSEIENVYGDDDDHKPSCPVIVFINSRSGGQLGGELLVTYRTLLNKNQVIDLGEKAPDKVLHQIYATLQKLKNNGDELATEIQKRLRIIVAGGDGTAGWLLGVVSDLKLPQPPPIATVPLGTGNNLPFSFGWGKKNPGTDRLAVESFLEQVRLAREMKIDSWHIIMRMKCPKEGSCDPVPPLELPHSLHAFYRVSESDSLNMEGYHTFRGGFWNYFSMGMDAQVSYAFHSERKLHPEKFKNQLVNQSTYLKLGCTQGWFCASLFHPTSRNIAQLAKVKIMKTKGQWEDLIIPSSIRSIVCLNLPSFSGGLNPWGKPSGRKLHDRELTPPFVDDGLIEVVGFRNAWHGLVLLTPNGHGTRLAQASRIRFEFHKGAADHTFMRIDGEPWKQPLPVDDDTVVVEISNHSQVTMLATPLCRSKSIHDPASPTNIDHDEEEDNTDEDDESAEDWEERRKFGAADTFKFPDDFDISQLS; translated from the exons ATGAGAAAAATGGAATTGCGTAACAGCTTTTCACCTAGATTTAGAGATCTTAAAGATTCTTTTCGCGGTTTCATATCTAGAAG TCAAGTAGTAGAAGTGGAAAATGAGAAATCAGAGAAAGGAATAGTAATGAAGGAATTCTATATTCCGGATTACATTCTTGTCCCTGGATCAGAGATTGAGAATGTGtatggtgatgatgatgatcatAAGCCTTCGTGTCCTGTGATCGTGTTTATTAACTCTAGAAGTGGGGGCCAGTTAGGAGGGGAACTTCTTGTTACTTATCGTACTCTTCTGAACAAAAACCAG GTTATTGATTTGGGAGAAAAGGCTCCTGATAAGGTCCTCCATCAAATATATGCTACCTTGCAAAAACTGAAGAACAATGGTGATGAATTGGCTACTGAGATTCAGAAACGACTTAGAATTATT GTTGCAGGTGGAGATGGTACAGCTGGTTGGCTACTTGGTGTAGTTTCTGATCTCAAACTGCCTCAACCTCCACCGATTGCTACTGTTCCATTGGGAACTGGAAATAACCTCCCATTTTCATTTGGCTGG GGAAAGAAAAATCCAGGCACAGACCGTTTGGCTGTAGAATCATTCTTGGAACAAGTACGACTTGCTAGGGAAATGAAAATTGACag CTGGCATATCATCATGAGAATGAAATGCCCAAAAGAAGGTTCCTGCGACCCTGTTCCACCCCTTGAACTACCCCATTCACTGCATGCATTTTATCGTGTCTCTGAATCAGATTCATTAAATATG GAAGGTTATCACACTTTTCGTGGGGGTTTTTGGAACTACTTCAGTATGG GAATGGATGCTCAAGTATCATATGCCTTCCACTCTGAGAGGAAATTACACccagaaaaatttaaaaatcaactGGTTAATCAg AGTACTTATTTAAAACTTGGATGTACACAAGGATGGTTCTGTGCCTCTCTTTTTCATCCTACTTCACG GAACATAGCACAACTTGCAAAggttaaaattatgaaaacaAAAGGTCAATGGGAGGACCTCATCATACCTAGCAG CATCAGGTCTATCGTATGCCTCAACTTACCCAGTTTTTCTGGTGGTCTCAATCCTTGGGGAAAACCCAGCGGGAGGAAATTGCATGAT AGGGAACTGACACCTCCATTTGTAGATGATGGCCTCATTGAGGTTGTCGGTTTTAGGAATGCTTGGCATGGGCTTGTTCTTCTTACTCCAAATGGGCATGGGACTCGTCTTGCACAG GCAAGTAGAATTCGTTTCGAGTTCCATAAAGGTGCAGCTGACCACACATTCATGAGAATTGATGGGGAACCTTGGAAACAACCACTCCCTGTTGATGATGACACAGTTGTTGTGGAGATTTCGAATCACAGCCAAGTGACCATGCTTGCCACACCATTATGTCGATCCAAAAGTATACATGATCCAGCATCACCTACTAACATTGACCATGATGAAGAGGAGGATAATactgatgaagatgatgaatcTGCTGAAGATTGGGAAGAACGGAGAAAGTTTGGAGCTGCTGACACTTTCAAATTTCCAGATGATTTTGACATATCTCAACTTAGTTAA
- the LOC8282442 gene encoding uncharacterized protein LOC8282442: protein MSSTSRAWMVAASIGVVEALKDQGLCRWNYAFRSIQQHAKNNIRRSYSQHPKMLSSLSSSADLSKKLEDEKLKKSEESLRTVMYLSCWGPN from the coding sequence ATGAGTTCAACAAGCAGAGCTTGGATGGTAGCAGCAAGCATAGGAGTAGTAGAGGCATTGAAAGATCAAGGCTTGTGTAGATGGAACTATGCATTCAGGTCAATTCAGCAACATGCTAAGAACAATATCAGAAGATCATATTCTCAACACCCTAAAATGCTCTCTTCACTTTCCTCTTCTGCTGATTTGTCTAAGAAGCTTGAAGATGAGAAATTGAAGAAGTCTGAAGAATCACTCAGAACTGTTATGTATTTAAGTTGTTGGGGTCCTAATTGA
- the LOC8282441 gene encoding uncharacterized protein LOC8282441 → MSSTSRAWMVAASIGVVEALKDQGLCRWNYALRSLQHHAKNSIRSYSQHPKMLSSLSSSAVSQKLKDEKLKKSEESLRTVMYLSCWGPN, encoded by the coding sequence atgAGTTCGACAAGCAGAGCTTGGATGGTAGCAGCAAGTATAGGAGTAGTAGAGGCATTAAAAGATCAAGGATTGTGTAGATGGAATTATGCATTGAGATCACTTCAGCACCATGCGAAGAACAGTATCAGATCATATTCTCAACACCCTAAAATGCTCTCTTcactttcttcttctgctgTGTCTCAGAAGCTTAAAGATGAGAAATTGAAGAAGTCTGAAGAATCACTTAGAACTGTTATGTATTTAAGCTGTTGGGGTCCTAATTAA
- the LOC8282440 gene encoding uncharacterized protein LOC8282440, which yields MSSTSRAWMVAASIGVVEALKDQGLCRWNYALRSIQQHAKNNIRRSYSQHPKMLSPLSSSAVSKNLKDEKLKRSEESLRTVMYLSCWGPN from the coding sequence ATGAGTTCAACAAGCAGAGCTTGGATGGTGGCAGCAAGTATAGGAGTAGTAGAGGCATTGAAAGATCAAGGGTTGTGTAGATGGAACTATGCCTTGAGGTCAATTCAGCAACATGCCAAGAACAATATCAGAAGATCATATTCTCAACACCCTAAAATGCTTTCTCcactttcttcttctgctgTGTCTAAGAATCTTAAAGATGAGAAATTGAAGAGGTCTGAAGAATCACTTAGAACTGTTATGTATTTAAGCTGTTGGGGTCCTAATTGA